The following DNA comes from Flavisolibacter ginsenosidimutans.
TCTGGCTGACCAAGCTTTCGGGCCAAGTGGACATCATTAATGGCCTGAATCACTACATCGGCATGAAGCACATAAACGAGAACATGTTTCCCGAATTTGGTTATATGGTTTATATCCTCGGCGCTTTCATTGTTTACGGTTTGATGGTAGCACTCACCGGCAGCCGCAAACTGCTTCTTTCCCTTCTTTTTTTAACCCTGGTTATGGCCGGTGCAGCCCTGTATGATTTTTACAAATGGGGCTACGATTACGGCCATAACCTTGATCCAAAAGCCGCTATTAAAGTTCCCGGCCTCACCTATCAGCCGCCAGTTGTAGGCCATAAAACCCTGCTGAATTTTGATGCGTATTCTTATCCTGATGTTGGCGGCTGGATCGTTCTTGGCGCAGGTGCAATATTCTTTCTTGTTTATTTCCTGGAATGGGTACGCGGACGAAAGTTTGCAAAACAAAATGTATCCTTCGCAAAATCATCCGTTGTCGTTGCTTCCGCACTAAGCTTAATTTTTACTTCCTGTTCTTCAAAGCCTGAACCTTTTGTTTACGGCAAAGACCTTTGCGACGATTGCCGCATGACGATCATGGATCCGCATTTTGGCGCGGAGATCGTAACCACGAAAGGAAAGGTCTTCAAGTTTGATGATGTGCATTGCCTTGCGGCCTTTCTAAAAGACGGCAAGGTGAAAGAAAGCGATGTGAAGCAAACGCTTTTCATTGACTACAACAATCCAAATAATTTTATTGACGCAGCAACGGCTCACCTGGTTGTGAGTCCGCAATTGAAAAGCCCCATGAACGGTAACGCAGCGGCTTTTGCCACCAAAGACGTGGCCGATAAAAAAGGCGCAGAACTTGCAGGCCAAACTACGGACTGGAAAGCGCTGCAGAAAGAACTCTAAGACGACGACACAACGAAAATGAAACGAATCCTCACGATACTTTCCCTGCTTTGCGTGCAGTGTGCCTTTGCACGAACGCTGCCCGTGGGTAAGGAACAAACCTACACGGCAATTAAAGCTGCGATTGCCTCCGCAGCGAACGGCGATACGGTTTTAATCAAAAAGGGGCTTTACAAAGAAGGCAATATTGTTCTTACCAAATCCATCACCCTGCTGGGCGAAGAAGGCGCTGTGCTTGACGGCGAAGGCAAATACGAAATCCTCACCGTTAGCGGCAGCGGCATCGTCGTCAAAAATCTTCGCTTTCAGTATTCCGGCTTTTCCACGCTGAACGATTACGCCTCAGTTAAAGTGATCAATTCTTCGCGTGTACTCATTCAAAACAACACGTTTTTCAACGCTTTTTTTTCCGTGCATATTTCCGCCTCTTCTTATTGTGCGGTAATAGACAACAGCATTTCCGGCCTCACCAAAACCGAGCAAACTTCCGGCAACGGCATTCACCTTTGGAAATGCGACAACATGCTGGTGAAAGGAAACGAAATTCACGGTCACCGCGACGGAATTTATTTTGAGTTTGTTACCAACTCGGTGATTCAACAGAATAACAGCCACAACAACATTCGCTACGGTTTGCATTTCATGTTCTCCAACGACGACAGTTACATTCAAAATATCTTTCGCGACAACGGTGCGGGTGTGGCCGTGATGTATTCGCGCCGTGTGGTGATGGTAAAAAATCAGTTTGTTCACAACTGGGGCGGCAATGCGTACGGTCTTTTGCTCAAAGAAATTTCCGACGGACAAATTATTGAGAACGGCTTTACTCAAAACACAGTGGGCATTTTAATGGAAAGCACCAACCGAATCGAAGTGTCCAGCAATTCATTCACCGGTAGTGGCTATGCCTTGCGCATTTCGGCAAGCTGCAACGAGAACACGGTACACCATAACAATTTTGTGGGCAACACTTTTGACGTGGGCACGAACGGCACACTTATGCTGAATCGTTTTTACAACAATTATTGGGATAAATACGACGGCTACGATTTAAACCGCGACGGCATTGGCGACGTGGCTTATCACCCGGTGAGCATGTACTCGATGGTGATTGAGCAAAACCCTAACGCAGCTATATTAATGCGCAGTTTTATGGTTACGCTTTTGGACAAGGCGGAGAAAGCCATTCCCAGCCTGACACCCGAAAACATGGTTGACGAACAACCCTTAATGAAAAGGAGCAAGTAATGATTAAGATAGAAAACCTGCACAAACGGTTTAAAAAATTGCAAGCGCTGAACAACGTAAACGTTGAGTTCAGCAAAGGCCAGGTTGTTTCACTTATTGGCCCGAACGGTTCGGGTAAAACAACGCTCATCAAGTCCATTTTGGGCTTGGTAAAACCCGACAACGGCCAAGTGCTTTTCAACGGAATTTCGGTGGATAAAGACATTAATTACCGCAAGCACATCGGCTACATGCCGCAAATTGGCCGTTACCCCGACAACATGAAAATCGGGCAAATCTTTGACATGATTCGCAACCTGCGCGGCAAAGACACAAAAGTGGACGAAGAACTCTTTTACCGCTTCAAGCTCGATACGATGCTGGATAAAAGCATGAAGTCTTTATCCGGCGGCACGCGCCAAAAAGTAAGCGCCGCCCTGGCTTTTTTGTTTGATGCCGATGTGCTGATTTTGGACGAGCCAACCGCCGGCCTTGACCCGGTGGCTTCGGAGATTTTAAAAGAAAAAATCATCGCTGAAAAAGCAAAGGGCAAACTCATTTTAATCACCTCGCACATCTTAAGCGATTTGGAAGAACTGACAACCCACGTGCTTTACCTGCAGGACGGCAAAGTCGTTTTCAACAAATCCATGCTTGAATTGTACGAAATGACCGGCGAAGACAAATTAAGCCGCGCCATTGCCGCAGTAATGAGAAACGAAATAAAAGAAAAAGACGTGGCCTATCTGCGAATTGCGAAGTAGTGGGCATCAATAAGCAATAAACAATTGGCAGCAGGCAAACGAAGCACCCCATCCACAAATCAACCACTCAATTATTAAACCATGCTCAAACTATCCAAATACGTTCTTTACGATATTCTGCGGAACCGAGTAGTGATTGCGTACACCGCCTTCCTGCTCGTTGTTTCTTTTTCGCTCTTTCAAATGGAAGAAAACAGCAGCAAAGCTGTGTTGAGTTTGTTGAATATTGTGCTTATCGTCATTCCGCTGGTGAGCATGGTCTTCTCAACCATTCACTGGTACAATTCCTACGAGTTCATTGAACTGATGCTTACCCAACCCGTGAGCCGCAAAAAAGTTTTGCTGAGCGAGTTTGCCGGCATCGGCTCTTCGCTGGTAACGGCTTATTTGATCGGCGTTGGCATTCCGGTTATCATTTATCATTTCGACAGCACCGGTGCGGCTTTGTTGCTGGTGGGAAGTCTGCTGACGCTTGCGTTTACGGCCATTGCTTTCTTTGCCTCCGTTAAATCACGCGACAAAGCCCGCGGCATTGGCGTGGCGCTGCTGCTCTGGTTTTATTTTGCGCTCATCTTCGACGGCTTGCTCTTGCTCGTTCTCTTTGCGTTCAGCGATTATCCGCTCGAAAAATTTATGGTGGCCTTTTCGTCATTCAATCCCATTGACCTGGGCCGCATTTACCTCATGTTGCAAATGGACGTAAGTGCCCTGATGGGTTACACCGGCGCAACCTTTAAAGAATTCTTCGGCAGCGGTATGGGTCTGCTTTACACACTTGCCGTAATGCTCGCCTGGATCGTGCTGCCGCTGTTGTTTGCGCTTCGTTCGTTCAACAAAAAGGATTTGTAAGAAGCGATACTGTGGCTGCTTTTGCTTACCGCGATGGCCATGAGTAAAGCCCCTGCCGCAAAAGGAAGGCTAAACACAAACAGCAGTTGCGACGTAGATGGAATGACAACCTGCAAAAGCTTCGCAGCAAATAAGGCTTGAAACAAAAGAAGGGTTTCGGTCGTGAAGAAAGAAAAAAGAAACAAGCCAATACCAAATCGAAAAAGTTTCTTCTGCTCAATGCTTTTCGCGATGGCCGCAAACACACTCATGCTGATAAAGCCCAGCAAAACAAGGTGCAAATAAGCAATCACAAAATTCCGCACGTCATAAGCCATTACCGCAACCGCAGGAAAAGCACCGGCAGCCTGCAAAAAAATTTTTAGCGCAAAAGCGCAAAGAGAAAAAGAAAGCAAGATTGATAAACCGGTTTTCTTAACATCAAGCCATAAAAAATACAAGGCTGCAAGTTGCAGAACTGCTGCAACGCCGCCAATGATGTTGAAAACAAAAGAGGGTTGATGCCACAGCACCGAAAGTGCATAAGCGGGAACGCAGGCAAGATTCATTAATCGAAAAACTTTCGTGCTTTTAGTCTGCAGGTTGCGATACAAAAGCGCCAGCACGATGAACGTAAAAAAGCCGTTGTATTGAAAATGCAGGTAGAAGTAGATCAGGTCGAAATAAAGCGGCGTGCCTTGCTTTCCGGTAACGATCAACGGAACGGTTGCAAACGGACCAAGGGAAGAAACAACGGCATAAATCAATCCCCAAATTAAAAAACGGTGTGCGACGGTCAGGCTTTGGCCTTTAACCGCACGCCAAACAACAACGGCAAAATAAACAGTAGCAGCAATCGAAAGTGTGGAGAAAAAAATGCTGATGCCCTTGTAACCGTACAACGGGAAAAAAACCAACATGCCGTAAGCAGAAAGCAGCGTGAGCACAGAAATAGTCCGCCAGTGTTTTGCCGCAATGCGGCCGGTTAATTCGGGAAAAGCTTTCATTACCAGCGCAATCAACACCGGCAATATCCAGCCGCCAAAGGCAAAATGCGAGTGGCCGTGCAGAAGGTTTTTGTAAACAAAAGGAAAACGATCCAGCAAAGGAGTCGAACGAAGCGTAAGCCCCAAAACCGCCACCAGAAACAGGTTGAAAAAAGCCGCTTGCAAAAGAATTTTTGCCACCTTTTCTTTTGCCTTCTCACTGAGCACCGCTGTAATAATCATCGTTCAAAAATCCGAAGGTAAGCAAGGGGAATACGCAACCGCAGTCAAAACAAAAACTGATTTTTGTCAGATTTGAAGCAATGCATCTTATTGCCGGGCAGAATAAATCAAACCTTTGCGCCCTTACCTTCACTCCATGCTTTCACTCCACTTCTCTCCTTTCCCTCAACGCGAAACCGAACGTTTGTTGCTCAAACAAATAAACGAAGGGGATGCGCCTGACTTGTTTTCAATTCGCTCCGACAAAGAGGTTATGAAATACCTCGACCGTCCACCCGCGCAAAACATGAATGAAGTGGTTGCGCTGATAAAACTCATCACTGATGCCGTAAACAAAAACGAAGGCATTACCTGGGGCATTTATCCAAAAACAGAATCAAATGTGTTGCGCGGCACCATTGGTTTCTGGCGCATTCAAAAAGAAAATTACCGCGCCGAAATCGGCTACCTTTTACATCCTTCGCTGCAAGGCAAGGGCCTCATGTACGAAGCGATGAAGGTTGTTTTGAATTACGGTTTTAACGAGATGCGCCTTCACTCTATCGAGGCCAATGTGAATCCTTCAAATGTAGCTTCCATCAATCTTTTGGAACGCAACGGTTTTGTAAAAGAAGCTTACTTCAAAGAAAACTGTTTCTACGACGGGCGGTTTTTAGACAGCGCAATCTATTCCCTTCTCACGCCGTCCGCACAGTCTTTCATTTAAACGCAAACCTGACAAAAATCAGGTTTGTTCTTTCGCCGCATCACCCGTTCTGTACGCTGTCAAAAATAATTTTGACTGTCTAAAGAAGTCAGCAATGGAAAGACAGGACCTGCCGCCGACCGACAAAGCGGATCTCGAATTTGATAAAACTTTTAAGCCCAAAGGCGCTATTGCGTTTTTTCTCATTCTCGTTGTTCTTGGAATTGTCATTTGGTACGGTATCTATTACATCATGCTTCAACGCGTCTAAATCAATCCTATGCAAATTGACAGATTTGAAAAACGGGTGTTGATGATCAGCGGTGCGCTTGTGGCTGTTTTTATTTTTTCCATGTTGTATGCACGAAGCAAATACAACGATTTGCCTGCGTGCATTCCGTTTAACAAAACCTACACCGAACCGAAGGTGACAAAGCTTGATGATAAAACTTACCAGGTGTTTGCGGTAGCGCAGATGTGGCAGTTTCAACCGGCACAGATTTACATTCCCGTAGGCAGTGACGTAGATTTTTATCTCACTTCGAAAGACGTAGTGCACGGCTTTTTCATTTCAGAAAAAAACGTGAACATGATGGCCGTGTACGGGAATATCAACAAGCAAACGGTGAAGTTTGACAAGCCCGGCGTGTATAAAATCACCTGCCACGAATACTGCGGCACCGGTCATCAAAACATGCAGGCCGAAGTGATTGTAAACGATCCGGCGGCGAGATAAAAACCCCTGTTTTCCTAAAACGAGGACTGGGGTTGAAGAAACTTTCCTGTTATCCTTTTAACGTAAAAATTTGTATGAACCAGGCAGCGCTGCTACTATTAAACATTCGTTGCGTCGCACTCTTCAAGGGCTTGTAATGCTACTGAACAATTTTTGAAACGCTTTCAATATTGAATGATGACCGAAAACACGAACGCAAATCAAAACGCATTGAGCCTTGGCGATTGGCAACTTTCGCCCTGGCTGAAAAGAATTATTTACTGGGAATTGGGCATCCCGTTGGCGCTTCTGTCGATTGGTATTTATCACGGCTTAATGCAGGTAATTTACCGTGCCGGTGTTTTACACCAGTCAGCTTTTGCCGGCCTTGATTATTACCAGGGCCTCACGCTTCACGGTGTCATCAACGCGATTGTATTAACTACTTTTTTTGCAGTGGCATTCGGGCACGCCACCATCACGTTTTATTTAAAACGAGAGCCCACCAAAACGCTTACGCTTCTCAGCTTTTGGTTCATGGTCATCGGTACGCTGATGGCCGCTTGGGCGATGCTTTCGGGCAAGGCTTCTGTGCTGTACACGTTTTATCCTCCGTTGAAAGGTCACCCGCTTTTTTATCTCGGCACGGCTTTGTTAATCGTTGGCTCCTGGTTTCCCTTGTTCGATTGGTCACGACTGTACCGCCAATGGAAACGCGAAAATCCCGAAACAAAAACGCCGTTGGCTGTACTCGGCACCCTCGTCAATTTCATCATTTGGTTTGTGTGTACGCTGGCGGTTGCCTATGAAGTGCTCGTGGTTATTTTACCTTGGGCCTTGGGTTATAAACCAACGGTGAACGTAACGCTTGCCCGCACCTTGTTTTGGTTCTTTGGTCATGCGCTGGTTTATTTTTGGCTGCTGCCGGCTTACGTGATGTACTATAATTTTTTACCCAAACTGGCCGGCGGCAAACTTTACTCCGACATGGCCGGCCGCATTGCAGCCTTCCTGTTTTTAATCTACTCTGTTCCCGTTGGCGTTCATCATCAATTCTCCGATCCTTCCATTACAAAAGGCATCAAGCTTTTTCAAAGCATCCTTACGTTTGGCGTTACCATTCCCAGTTTCATCACGGCTTTTACCATTGCGGCTTCGCTGGAATATGCGGGACGCAAACGCGGCGCAAAAGGCCTGCTCGGCTTCTTTACCAAACTTCCATATTTGGATACTGACCGCTACTTGTTTGCTTATCTTATTTGCGGGTTGTTTCTCTTCATCTTCGGCGGCTTAACCGGCATCGTAAATGCCTCCAGTGAGTTGAATAACACCATTCACAACTCGGCCTGGATACCCGGGCATTTTCACATGACGGTTGCGGGCCCTGTGTTCCTCGGCATCATCGGCATGAGCCTTTATTTGTACCAAACCACATCGGGAAAAAAATTGTTCATGTCCAAAGTCGCCGTCATTATTCCTTATCTCTGGGTCATCGGCATCCTGATCTTTTCTACGGGGCTTTCCTGGGGCGGATTGATTGGCGAACCGCGCCGCACCAATCTTGGCCTCACGTACCTGAATCCTAAAAGCGAATTGTTTACGCCGGAGTGGGTACCCACTACCATGCTTGGTTTGCTCGGCGGCATCATCATGTTCATTGCAGGCATAATGTTCCTGGTTGTGTTTTTTGGAACGATGTTGAAGAAACGTTCAGCAGAAGGCATGCTTACCTTCCCCGTGAGCGAAGCTTTGCACGACGAAAAAAGAATTCCGCTATTTGATAAATTCAAACCCTGGCTTGCGGCGATGGCAGTGATTTTGGTGATTGCGTACGTCCCGGCTTTCGTTGATGCAACAAAAAACCCCGGTCCAGGTGCGCCACGCTTTACGCCGGACAATCCCGTGCCCGTGCAAACGGAACAACCTTCTGCAACGACTACTACCGGCTTAACAAAACCACTATCATTCAATAAAAATTAAGATGAAAAAACACGGTCATTGGATATTCATTGCCGCAGTGGTCATTCTACCACTTACGGTTTTTGCTGTGGTGAAATGGTACGAGAATCAATTTACAAGGCTGCCGGTGTTGGTAAGCCAAGAACACCGTGTTGGAGATTTTAATCTGACAAACCAGTACGGCAAAACGATATCGTTAAAGGATTGGAACGATAAAATTGTCGTGGCCAATTTCTTCTTTACGCACTGTCCCGTTGTGTGTCCGAAAATGATGC
Coding sequences within:
- a CDS encoding GNAT family N-acetyltransferase, giving the protein MLSLHFSPFPQRETERLLLKQINEGDAPDLFSIRSDKEVMKYLDRPPAQNMNEVVALIKLITDAVNKNEGITWGIYPKTESNVLRGTIGFWRIQKENYRAEIGYLLHPSLQGKGLMYEAMKVVLNYGFNEMRLHSIEANVNPSNVASINLLERNGFVKEAYFKENCFYDGRFLDSAIYSLLTPSAQSFI
- a CDS encoding cytochrome c oxidase subunit 2A; amino-acid sequence: MERQDLPPTDKADLEFDKTFKPKGAIAFFLILVVLGIVIWYGIYYIMLQRV
- a CDS encoding cytochrome c oxidase subunit II, which encodes MQIDRFEKRVLMISGALVAVFIFSMLYARSKYNDLPACIPFNKTYTEPKVTKLDDKTYQVFAVAQMWQFQPAQIYIPVGSDVDFYLTSKDVVHGFFISEKNVNMMAVYGNINKQTVKFDKPGVYKITCHEYCGTGHQNMQAEVIVNDPAAR
- a CDS encoding nitrous oxide reductase accessory protein NosL; translated protein: MKKMRISSRLLIAFASLAMTAVFFLPVWFIFLIAPQYPEGLTMQIWLTKLSGQVDIINGLNHYIGMKHINENMFPEFGYMVYILGAFIVYGLMVALTGSRKLLLSLLFLTLVMAGAALYDFYKWGYDYGHNLDPKAAIKVPGLTYQPPVVGHKTLLNFDAYSYPDVGGWIVLGAGAIFFLVYFLEWVRGRKFAKQNVSFAKSSVVVASALSLIFTSCSSKPEPFVYGKDLCDDCRMTIMDPHFGAEIVTTKGKVFKFDDVHCLAAFLKDGKVKESDVKQTLFIDYNNPNNFIDAATAHLVVSPQLKSPMNGNAAAFATKDVADKKGAELAGQTTDWKALQKEL
- a CDS encoding cbb3-type cytochrome c oxidase subunit I is translated as MMTENTNANQNALSLGDWQLSPWLKRIIYWELGIPLALLSIGIYHGLMQVIYRAGVLHQSAFAGLDYYQGLTLHGVINAIVLTTFFAVAFGHATITFYLKREPTKTLTLLSFWFMVIGTLMAAWAMLSGKASVLYTFYPPLKGHPLFYLGTALLIVGSWFPLFDWSRLYRQWKRENPETKTPLAVLGTLVNFIIWFVCTLAVAYEVLVVILPWALGYKPTVNVTLARTLFWFFGHALVYFWLLPAYVMYYNFLPKLAGGKLYSDMAGRIAAFLFLIYSVPVGVHHQFSDPSITKGIKLFQSILTFGVTIPSFITAFTIAASLEYAGRKRGAKGLLGFFTKLPYLDTDRYLFAYLICGLFLFIFGGLTGIVNASSELNNTIHNSAWIPGHFHMTVAGPVFLGIIGMSLYLYQTTSGKKLFMSKVAVIIPYLWVIGILIFSTGLSWGGLIGEPRRTNLGLTYLNPKSELFTPEWVPTTMLGLLGGIIMFIAGIMFLVVFFGTMLKKRSAEGMLTFPVSEALHDEKRIPLFDKFKPWLAAMAVILVIAYVPAFVDATKNPGPGAPRFTPDNPVPVQTEQPSATTTTGLTKPLSFNKN
- the nosD gene encoding nitrous oxide reductase family maturation protein NosD, with protein sequence MKRILTILSLLCVQCAFARTLPVGKEQTYTAIKAAIASAANGDTVLIKKGLYKEGNIVLTKSITLLGEEGAVLDGEGKYEILTVSGSGIVVKNLRFQYSGFSTLNDYASVKVINSSRVLIQNNTFFNAFFSVHISASSYCAVIDNSISGLTKTEQTSGNGIHLWKCDNMLVKGNEIHGHRDGIYFEFVTNSVIQQNNSHNNIRYGLHFMFSNDDSYIQNIFRDNGAGVAVMYSRRVVMVKNQFVHNWGGNAYGLLLKEISDGQIIENGFTQNTVGILMESTNRIEVSSNSFTGSGYALRISASCNENTVHHNNFVGNTFDVGTNGTLMLNRFYNNYWDKYDGYDLNRDGIGDVAYHPVSMYSMVIEQNPNAAILMRSFMVTLLDKAEKAIPSLTPENMVDEQPLMKRSK
- a CDS encoding ABC transporter ATP-binding protein, with amino-acid sequence MIKIENLHKRFKKLQALNNVNVEFSKGQVVSLIGPNGSGKTTLIKSILGLVKPDNGQVLFNGISVDKDINYRKHIGYMPQIGRYPDNMKIGQIFDMIRNLRGKDTKVDEELFYRFKLDTMLDKSMKSLSGGTRQKVSAALAFLFDADVLILDEPTAGLDPVASEILKEKIIAEKAKGKLILITSHILSDLEELTTHVLYLQDGKVVFNKSMLELYEMTGEDKLSRAIAAVMRNEIKEKDVAYLRIAK
- a CDS encoding ABC transporter permease, which codes for MLKLSKYVLYDILRNRVVIAYTAFLLVVSFSLFQMEENSSKAVLSLLNIVLIVIPLVSMVFSTIHWYNSYEFIELMLTQPVSRKKVLLSEFAGIGSSLVTAYLIGVGIPVIIYHFDSTGAALLLVGSLLTLAFTAIAFFASVKSRDKARGIGVALLLWFYFALIFDGLLLLVLFAFSDYPLEKFMVAFSSFNPIDLGRIYLMLQMDVSALMGYTGATFKEFFGSGMGLLYTLAVMLAWIVLPLLFALRSFNKKDL